The following are from one region of the Yoonia sp. R2331 genome:
- a CDS encoding DUF1801 domain-containing protein: MAENKTKATQASVEEFIAQVDHKTRREDAIVLDALFRRVTGWTPKMWGPSLIGYGSYDYTYESGRSGSMLATGFSPRKANMVMYIMPGYQELGDMLARVGKHRIGKSCLYLGPLKNNDMDVLEEIIRAGLDDLGKRWPVHPS, from the coding sequence ATGGCAGAAAACAAGACCAAGGCAACCCAAGCGTCGGTCGAGGAATTCATAGCGCAGGTCGATCACAAGACGCGCCGGGAGGATGCCATCGTTCTGGATGCACTTTTCCGACGGGTGACCGGCTGGACCCCCAAGATGTGGGGGCCGTCGCTGATTGGCTATGGCAGCTATGATTACACTTATGAAAGTGGTCGGTCAGGGTCGATGCTGGCCACGGGATTCAGCCCGCGCAAGGCCAATATGGTGATGTACATCATGCCCGGATATCAGGAGCTGGGCGATATGCTGGCGCGGGTCGGAAAACACCGGATCGGCAAATCGTGTTTGTATCTGGGGCCGTTGAAGAACAACGATATGGATGTGCTGGAAGAGATCATTCGCGCGGGATTGGATGACCTGGGGAAACGCTGGCCGGTCCACCCCTCCTAG
- a CDS encoding NAD+ synthase — protein MRDQFRLTMAQLNPTVGDLAGNCAKARAAWAEGKAAGADMVALPEMFVTGYQTQDLVRRPAFLADVWTHLQALAQDCADGPLLAIGAPFLDGDRLHNCYFVLEGGAVRTRFDKHFLPNFNVFDEVRLFNRGEIKSPFAPTNEAPRLGCPICEDAWYPDVCEAMVESGAEVLMVPNGSPYFRGKFPIRMNEMVSRVVENDVPLVYLNMVGGQDDQMFDGRSFVLNRGGKLAVMLPFMEEAVVHVDFRRADDGWEAVEGAKSDLPDEIERDYHVMVGSLRDYMAKTGFKKVLLGLSGGIDSAIVAAIAADALGPENVRCLMLPSEYTSQGSLDDAAACAEALGCHYDTVPIKATRDAVTDTLAGLFEGRDEDLTEENIQSRIRGLLLMAQSNKFGEMLLTTGNKSEVAVGYATIYGDMAGGYNPIKDMYKTRVFAACRWRNANHRPWMKAPAGEVIPVAIIEKPPSAELRPDQKDEDSLPPYDVLDGILEMLVDDEASVADCVAKGYDRETVKRVEHLIYISEYKRFQSAPGPRLSKRAFWLDRRYPIVNRWRDGS, from the coding sequence ATGCGTGATCAATTTCGCCTGACGATGGCCCAGTTGAACCCCACGGTGGGCGATCTTGCCGGGAACTGCGCCAAGGCCCGCGCGGCCTGGGCCGAGGGCAAGGCGGCGGGCGCGGATATGGTGGCCCTGCCAGAGATGTTCGTGACCGGATATCAGACGCAGGATCTGGTGCGCCGGCCTGCGTTTCTGGCCGATGTCTGGACGCATTTGCAGGCGCTGGCGCAGGACTGCGCAGATGGACCATTGCTGGCGATCGGCGCGCCTTTTCTGGACGGCGACCGGCTGCACAATTGCTATTTCGTGCTGGAGGGAGGTGCTGTGCGCACCCGGTTTGACAAGCATTTCCTGCCCAATTTCAATGTCTTCGATGAGGTGCGCCTGTTTAACCGCGGCGAGATCAAGAGCCCCTTTGCCCCCACAAACGAAGCCCCGCGCCTTGGTTGCCCGATCTGCGAGGACGCCTGGTACCCGGATGTCTGCGAGGCGATGGTGGAAAGCGGGGCTGAGGTGCTGATGGTGCCCAATGGATCACCCTATTTTCGGGGTAAGTTCCCGATCCGGATGAACGAAATGGTGTCCCGCGTGGTCGAGAACGATGTGCCGCTGGTCTACCTGAACATGGTGGGCGGGCAGGACGACCAGATGTTTGACGGCCGGTCCTTTGTGCTGAACCGGGGCGGTAAGCTGGCGGTGATGTTGCCTTTCATGGAAGAGGCTGTGGTGCATGTTGACTTCCGGCGCGCCGATGACGGCTGGGAAGCCGTCGAGGGCGCGAAGTCCGATCTGCCGGACGAGATTGAGCGTGATTACCATGTGATGGTTGGCAGCCTGCGCGATTACATGGCGAAAACCGGGTTCAAAAAGGTGCTGCTGGGCCTGTCGGGCGGGATTGATTCTGCGATTGTTGCGGCCATTGCCGCCGATGCGTTGGGCCCCGAAAATGTGCGCTGTTTGATGCTGCCGTCTGAATACACTTCGCAAGGATCGCTAGACGATGCGGCGGCCTGCGCAGAGGCGCTGGGCTGTCACTATGACACGGTGCCGATCAAGGCGACGCGGGATGCGGTGACAGATACACTGGCGGGCCTGTTTGAAGGCCGCGATGAAGACCTGACCGAGGAAAACATCCAAAGCCGGATCAGGGGGTTGTTGTTGATGGCGCAGTCCAACAAGTTTGGCGAGATGCTGCTGACCACCGGCAACAAGTCAGAGGTCGCAGTGGGGTATGCCACGATCTATGGCGATATGGCGGGCGGCTATAACCCGATCAAGGACATGTACAAAACGCGGGTTTTTGCGGCCTGCCGCTGGCGCAATGCCAATCACCGGCCCTGGATGAAGGCCCCGGCAGGCGAGGTGATTCCGGTGGCGATCATCGAAAAGCCGCCCAGTGCGGAATTGCGACCTGATCAGAAGGACGAGGACAGCCTACCGCCTTATGACGTGCTGGATGGCATTCTGGAGATGCTGGTGGATGATGAGGCCAGCGTCGCGGATTGCGTCGCCAAAGGATATGACCGCGAGACGGTCAAACGGGTGGAGCATCTGATTTACATCAGCGAATACAAGCGGTTCCAGTCGGCCCCCGGCCCGCGTTTGAGTAAGCGGGCGTTCTGGCTGGATCGGCGCTATCCGATTGTGAACCGCTGGCGCGATGGCAGCTAG